Below is a window of bacterium DNA.
ATCGTCAATCGCATAGCGCAGATCATCCCGTTGCTCATCCTGTTGAGCGTTTTCATCTTCACGATGATGCACTTGGCGCCCGGCAGTCCCGAGAGCTTCTATCTCACCGACCACTACACCGAAGAGCAGGCCGAAGCAGTGCGCGAGCAACTCGGGCTCAACGAACCTCCCGTCAGGCAGTACCTCACCTGGCTGGGGGCCGCGATACGTGGTGACTTCGGGCAGACGTTCACATACGGGGTCACCGTCACGGAGGTGATTCTCGCCCGGCTGTGGCCCACCCTGCAGTTGCAGCTGCTCGCGCTGACCGTTTCGGTAGTGATCGCCCTCCCGGCCGGCGTGATCTCCGCACTCAGACGAAACTCGAGACTCGATCATTCGATAACGACCGCAACCCTGTTCGGTCTGTCGATGCCTGACTTCTGGTTCGCCCTGTTGCTGATGCTGACGTTCTCCGTACACCTGGGATGGCTACCCGCTTTCGGAACCGGAAGCGAAGGCCTCTTCGCGGCCCCCCTCAACCTTGTCATGCCGGTGGCCGTCCTAGGGCTCTCCGCAGTGCCCTGGTATGCCCGGGTTGTGCGATCGTCCATGCTGGATT
It encodes the following:
- a CDS encoding ABC transporter permease, with product MTRFIVNRIAQIIPLLILLSVFIFTMMHLAPGSPESFYLTDHYTEEQAEAVREQLGLNEPPVRQYLTWLGAAIRGDFGQTFTYGVTVTEVILARLWPTLQLQLLALTVSVVIALPAGVISALRRNSRLDHSITTATLFGLSMPDFWFALLLMLTFSVHLGWLPAFGTGSEGLFAAPLNLVMPVAVLGLSAVPWYARVVRSSMLDSLAEDYILTAAAKGLTPARITIHHALRIAILPLVTVIGLSMARVLSGVIVVETIFVWPGLGQLAWEAVIRQDYPVILGLTIFTAAFVMIFSLIVDIIYTYIDPRIRYV